A part of Carassius carassius chromosome 4, fCarCar2.1, whole genome shotgun sequence genomic DNA contains:
- the pax8 gene encoding paired box protein Pax-8 isoform X4, which produces MFVNGRPLPEVIRQRIVDMAHQGVRPCDISRQLRVSHGCVSKILGRYYETGSIKPGVIGGSKPKVATPKVVEKIAEYKRQNPTMFAWEIRDRLLAEGVCDGDTVPSVSSINRIIRTKVQQPFNLPLDSKGLSPGHTLIPSSAVTPPESPQSDSLGSTYSISGLLGIPQTSAEGKRSHDDSDQESCRHSVDSQGSGSGSRRQLRTEHFHSQHQDCGFERHHYSSDTFNQTVASKTEQSLYPLSLISGSLDEGKSASAISRNLAAHQGYTVVAEALQPLPLCLKQEMSPNINSSSPSPNIITNSAFLELTSISAPSSAPIANSCSNATHLSHGFNSFSHHAPVHGQFSSPPLITGRDVASSMLPGYPPHIPSATQTGFSSSTITGMVTGPEYMGQTYSHSPYSSYSDAWRFTNSSILGSPYYYSSAARAPPSSTAAYDHL; this is translated from the exons ATGTTTGTGAATGGACGCCCGCTCCCGGAGGTCATCCGGCAGAGGATCGTGGACATGGCGCACCAGGGCGTACGACCTTGTGACATCTCCCGCCAGCTGAGGGTCAGTCACGGCTGCGTCAGCAAGATCCTGGGCAG GTACTATGAGACGGGCAGCATTAAACCAGGAGTCATTGGGGGCTCAAAGCCAAAAGTGGCGACTCCTAAAGTTGTGGAGAAGATAGCGGAGTACAAGCGTCAGAACCCGACCATGTTTGCGTGGGAGATCAGAGACCGACTACTGGCCGAGGGCGTTTGTGATGGTGACACTGTGCCCAGCGTCAGCTCCATCAACAG GATTATTCGCACAAAAGTTCAACAGCCATTCAACCTTCCCCTGGACAGTAAAGGCCTCAGTCCTGGACATACACTGA TTCCAAGTTCAGCCGTCACTCCTCCAGAATCTCCCCAGTCAGACTCTCTGGGCTCCACCTACTCCATCAGCGGCCTGCTGGGAATCCCACAGACCAGCGCCGAGGGCAAGAGGAGCCACGATGACA GTGATCAGGAGAGCTGTCGGCACAGTGTGGACTCTCAGGGCAGCGGCAGTGGATCCCGGAGACAGCTGAGGACCGAACACTTCCATTCCCAGCACCAGGACTGTGGCTTTGAGAGGCATCACTACAGCTCCGACACATTCAACCAGACTGTGGCCAGCAAAACAGAGCAG TCACTCTATCCTCTCTCGCTCATCAGTGGCAGTTTGGATGAGGGTAAAAGTGCTTCAGCTATCAGTCGAAACCTGGCAGCACATCAGGGATACACAGTGGTTGCAG AAGCTCTACAGCCCCTCCCACTCTGTTTGAAACAGGAAATGTCACCCAACATTAACAGCTCAAGCCCCTCCCCCAACATCATCACTAATTCAGCCTTCCTGGAGCTCACTTCCATTTCGGCTCCATCATCAGCGCCCATCGCTAACAGCTGCAGCAACGCCACTCATTTATCTCATGGCTTCAACTCATTTTCCCATCATGCCCCAGTGCACGGGCAGTTCAGCAGCCCGCCGCTCATCACAG GCAGAGATGTGGCAAGCTCAATGCTGCCCGGTTATCCTCCACACATTCCCTCGGCCACGCAGACAGGTTTCTCGTCATCCACCATTACTGGTATGGTAACAG GTCCAGAATACATGGGCCAGACCTACAGCCACTCGCCATACTCTTCCTACAGCGACGCCTGGAGATTCACCAACTCCAGCATATTAG GTTCCCCGTATTACTATAGTTCAGCCGCGCGAGCGCCGCCTTCATCCACCGCCGCTTATGATCATCTCTAG
- the pax8 gene encoding paired box protein Pax-8 isoform X2 has product MSNTTGRGHGGLNQLGGMFVNGRPLPEVIRQRIVDMAHQGVRPCDISRQLRVSHGCVSKILGRYYETGSIKPGVIGGSKPKVATPKVVEKIAEYKRQNPTMFAWEIRDRLLAEGVCDGDTVPSVSSINRIIRTKVQQPFNLPLDSKGLSPGHTLIPSSAVTPPESPQSDSLGSTYSISGLLGIPQTSAEGKRSHDDSDQESCRHSVDSQGSGSGSRRQLRTEHFHSQHQDCGFERHHYSSDTFNQTVASKTEQSLYPLSLISGSLDEGKSASAISRNLAAHQGYTVVAALQPLPLCLKQEMSPNINSSSPSPNIITNSAFLELTSISAPSSAPIANSCSNATHLSHGFNSFSHHAPVHGQFSSPPLITGRDVASSMLPGYPPHIPSATQTGFSSSTITGMVTGPEYMGQTYSHSPYSSYSDAWRFTNSSILGSPYYYSSAARAPPSSTAAYDHL; this is encoded by the exons GTCATGGGGGTCTTAATCAACTAGGTGGCATGTTTGTGAATGGACGCCCGCTCCCGGAGGTCATCCGGCAGAGGATCGTGGACATGGCGCACCAGGGCGTACGACCTTGTGACATCTCCCGCCAGCTGAGGGTCAGTCACGGCTGCGTCAGCAAGATCCTGGGCAG GTACTATGAGACGGGCAGCATTAAACCAGGAGTCATTGGGGGCTCAAAGCCAAAAGTGGCGACTCCTAAAGTTGTGGAGAAGATAGCGGAGTACAAGCGTCAGAACCCGACCATGTTTGCGTGGGAGATCAGAGACCGACTACTGGCCGAGGGCGTTTGTGATGGTGACACTGTGCCCAGCGTCAGCTCCATCAACAG GATTATTCGCACAAAAGTTCAACAGCCATTCAACCTTCCCCTGGACAGTAAAGGCCTCAGTCCTGGACATACACTGA TTCCAAGTTCAGCCGTCACTCCTCCAGAATCTCCCCAGTCAGACTCTCTGGGCTCCACCTACTCCATCAGCGGCCTGCTGGGAATCCCACAGACCAGCGCCGAGGGCAAGAGGAGCCACGATGACA GTGATCAGGAGAGCTGTCGGCACAGTGTGGACTCTCAGGGCAGCGGCAGTGGATCCCGGAGACAGCTGAGGACCGAACACTTCCATTCCCAGCACCAGGACTGTGGCTTTGAGAGGCATCACTACAGCTCCGACACATTCAACCAGACTGTGGCCAGCAAAACAGAGCAG TCACTCTATCCTCTCTCGCTCATCAGTGGCAGTTTGGATGAGGGTAAAAGTGCTTCAGCTATCAGTCGAAACCTGGCAGCACATCAGGGATACACAGTGGTTGCAG CTCTACAGCCCCTCCCACTCTGTTTGAAACAGGAAATGTCACCCAACATTAACAGCTCAAGCCCCTCCCCCAACATCATCACTAATTCAGCCTTCCTGGAGCTCACTTCCATTTCGGCTCCATCATCAGCGCCCATCGCTAACAGCTGCAGCAACGCCACTCATTTATCTCATGGCTTCAACTCATTTTCCCATCATGCCCCAGTGCACGGGCAGTTCAGCAGCCCGCCGCTCATCACAG GCAGAGATGTGGCAAGCTCAATGCTGCCCGGTTATCCTCCACACATTCCCTCGGCCACGCAGACAGGTTTCTCGTCATCCACCATTACTGGTATGGTAACAG GTCCAGAATACATGGGCCAGACCTACAGCCACTCGCCATACTCTTCCTACAGCGACGCCTGGAGATTCACCAACTCCAGCATATTAG GTTCCCCGTATTACTATAGTTCAGCCGCGCGAGCGCCGCCTTCATCCACCGCCGCTTATGATCATCTCTAG
- the pax8 gene encoding paired box protein Pax-8 isoform X5 translates to MSNTTGRGHGGLNQLGGMFVNGRPLPEVIRQRIVDMAHQGVRPCDISRQLRVSHGCVSKILGRYYETGSIKPGVIGGSKPKVATPKVVEKIAEYKRQNPTMFAWEIRDRLLAEGVCDGDTVPSVSSINRIIRTKVQQPFNLPLDSKGLSPGHTLIPSSAVTPPESPQSDSLGSTYSISGLLGIPQTSAEGKRSHDDSDQESCRHSVDSQGSGSGSRRQLRTEHFHSQHQDCGFERHHYSSDTFNQTVASKTEQSLYPLSLISGSLDEGKSASAISRNLAAHQGYTVVAGRDVASSMLPGYPPHIPSATQTGFSSSTITGMVTGPEYMGQTYSHSPYSSYSDAWRFTNSSILGSPYYYSSAARAPPSSTAAYDHL, encoded by the exons GTCATGGGGGTCTTAATCAACTAGGTGGCATGTTTGTGAATGGACGCCCGCTCCCGGAGGTCATCCGGCAGAGGATCGTGGACATGGCGCACCAGGGCGTACGACCTTGTGACATCTCCCGCCAGCTGAGGGTCAGTCACGGCTGCGTCAGCAAGATCCTGGGCAG GTACTATGAGACGGGCAGCATTAAACCAGGAGTCATTGGGGGCTCAAAGCCAAAAGTGGCGACTCCTAAAGTTGTGGAGAAGATAGCGGAGTACAAGCGTCAGAACCCGACCATGTTTGCGTGGGAGATCAGAGACCGACTACTGGCCGAGGGCGTTTGTGATGGTGACACTGTGCCCAGCGTCAGCTCCATCAACAG GATTATTCGCACAAAAGTTCAACAGCCATTCAACCTTCCCCTGGACAGTAAAGGCCTCAGTCCTGGACATACACTGA TTCCAAGTTCAGCCGTCACTCCTCCAGAATCTCCCCAGTCAGACTCTCTGGGCTCCACCTACTCCATCAGCGGCCTGCTGGGAATCCCACAGACCAGCGCCGAGGGCAAGAGGAGCCACGATGACA GTGATCAGGAGAGCTGTCGGCACAGTGTGGACTCTCAGGGCAGCGGCAGTGGATCCCGGAGACAGCTGAGGACCGAACACTTCCATTCCCAGCACCAGGACTGTGGCTTTGAGAGGCATCACTACAGCTCCGACACATTCAACCAGACTGTGGCCAGCAAAACAGAGCAG TCACTCTATCCTCTCTCGCTCATCAGTGGCAGTTTGGATGAGGGTAAAAGTGCTTCAGCTATCAGTCGAAACCTGGCAGCACATCAGGGATACACAGTGGTTGCAG GCAGAGATGTGGCAAGCTCAATGCTGCCCGGTTATCCTCCACACATTCCCTCGGCCACGCAGACAGGTTTCTCGTCATCCACCATTACTGGTATGGTAACAG GTCCAGAATACATGGGCCAGACCTACAGCCACTCGCCATACTCTTCCTACAGCGACGCCTGGAGATTCACCAACTCCAGCATATTAG GTTCCCCGTATTACTATAGTTCAGCCGCGCGAGCGCCGCCTTCATCCACCGCCGCTTATGATCATCTCTAG
- the pax8 gene encoding paired box protein Pax-8 isoform X1 produces MSNTTGRGHGGLNQLGGMFVNGRPLPEVIRQRIVDMAHQGVRPCDISRQLRVSHGCVSKILGRYYETGSIKPGVIGGSKPKVATPKVVEKIAEYKRQNPTMFAWEIRDRLLAEGVCDGDTVPSVSSINRIIRTKVQQPFNLPLDSKGLSPGHTLIPSSAVTPPESPQSDSLGSTYSISGLLGIPQTSAEGKRSHDDSDQESCRHSVDSQGSGSGSRRQLRTEHFHSQHQDCGFERHHYSSDTFNQTVASKTEQSLYPLSLISGSLDEGKSASAISRNLAAHQGYTVVAEALQPLPLCLKQEMSPNINSSSPSPNIITNSAFLELTSISAPSSAPIANSCSNATHLSHGFNSFSHHAPVHGQFSSPPLITGRDVASSMLPGYPPHIPSATQTGFSSSTITGMVTGPEYMGQTYSHSPYSSYSDAWRFTNSSILGSPYYYSSAARAPPSSTAAYDHL; encoded by the exons GTCATGGGGGTCTTAATCAACTAGGTGGCATGTTTGTGAATGGACGCCCGCTCCCGGAGGTCATCCGGCAGAGGATCGTGGACATGGCGCACCAGGGCGTACGACCTTGTGACATCTCCCGCCAGCTGAGGGTCAGTCACGGCTGCGTCAGCAAGATCCTGGGCAG GTACTATGAGACGGGCAGCATTAAACCAGGAGTCATTGGGGGCTCAAAGCCAAAAGTGGCGACTCCTAAAGTTGTGGAGAAGATAGCGGAGTACAAGCGTCAGAACCCGACCATGTTTGCGTGGGAGATCAGAGACCGACTACTGGCCGAGGGCGTTTGTGATGGTGACACTGTGCCCAGCGTCAGCTCCATCAACAG GATTATTCGCACAAAAGTTCAACAGCCATTCAACCTTCCCCTGGACAGTAAAGGCCTCAGTCCTGGACATACACTGA TTCCAAGTTCAGCCGTCACTCCTCCAGAATCTCCCCAGTCAGACTCTCTGGGCTCCACCTACTCCATCAGCGGCCTGCTGGGAATCCCACAGACCAGCGCCGAGGGCAAGAGGAGCCACGATGACA GTGATCAGGAGAGCTGTCGGCACAGTGTGGACTCTCAGGGCAGCGGCAGTGGATCCCGGAGACAGCTGAGGACCGAACACTTCCATTCCCAGCACCAGGACTGTGGCTTTGAGAGGCATCACTACAGCTCCGACACATTCAACCAGACTGTGGCCAGCAAAACAGAGCAG TCACTCTATCCTCTCTCGCTCATCAGTGGCAGTTTGGATGAGGGTAAAAGTGCTTCAGCTATCAGTCGAAACCTGGCAGCACATCAGGGATACACAGTGGTTGCAG AAGCTCTACAGCCCCTCCCACTCTGTTTGAAACAGGAAATGTCACCCAACATTAACAGCTCAAGCCCCTCCCCCAACATCATCACTAATTCAGCCTTCCTGGAGCTCACTTCCATTTCGGCTCCATCATCAGCGCCCATCGCTAACAGCTGCAGCAACGCCACTCATTTATCTCATGGCTTCAACTCATTTTCCCATCATGCCCCAGTGCACGGGCAGTTCAGCAGCCCGCCGCTCATCACAG GCAGAGATGTGGCAAGCTCAATGCTGCCCGGTTATCCTCCACACATTCCCTCGGCCACGCAGACAGGTTTCTCGTCATCCACCATTACTGGTATGGTAACAG GTCCAGAATACATGGGCCAGACCTACAGCCACTCGCCATACTCTTCCTACAGCGACGCCTGGAGATTCACCAACTCCAGCATATTAG GTTCCCCGTATTACTATAGTTCAGCCGCGCGAGCGCCGCCTTCATCCACCGCCGCTTATGATCATCTCTAG
- the pax8 gene encoding paired box protein Pax-8 isoform X3 encodes MSNTTGRGGMFVNGRPLPEVIRQRIVDMAHQGVRPCDISRQLRVSHGCVSKILGRYYETGSIKPGVIGGSKPKVATPKVVEKIAEYKRQNPTMFAWEIRDRLLAEGVCDGDTVPSVSSINRIIRTKVQQPFNLPLDSKGLSPGHTLIPSSAVTPPESPQSDSLGSTYSISGLLGIPQTSAEGKRSHDDSDQESCRHSVDSQGSGSGSRRQLRTEHFHSQHQDCGFERHHYSSDTFNQTVASKTEQSLYPLSLISGSLDEGKSASAISRNLAAHQGYTVVAEALQPLPLCLKQEMSPNINSSSPSPNIITNSAFLELTSISAPSSAPIANSCSNATHLSHGFNSFSHHAPVHGQFSSPPLITGRDVASSMLPGYPPHIPSATQTGFSSSTITGMVTGPEYMGQTYSHSPYSSYSDAWRFTNSSILGSPYYYSSAARAPPSSTAAYDHL; translated from the exons GTGGCATGTTTGTGAATGGACGCCCGCTCCCGGAGGTCATCCGGCAGAGGATCGTGGACATGGCGCACCAGGGCGTACGACCTTGTGACATCTCCCGCCAGCTGAGGGTCAGTCACGGCTGCGTCAGCAAGATCCTGGGCAG GTACTATGAGACGGGCAGCATTAAACCAGGAGTCATTGGGGGCTCAAAGCCAAAAGTGGCGACTCCTAAAGTTGTGGAGAAGATAGCGGAGTACAAGCGTCAGAACCCGACCATGTTTGCGTGGGAGATCAGAGACCGACTACTGGCCGAGGGCGTTTGTGATGGTGACACTGTGCCCAGCGTCAGCTCCATCAACAG GATTATTCGCACAAAAGTTCAACAGCCATTCAACCTTCCCCTGGACAGTAAAGGCCTCAGTCCTGGACATACACTGA TTCCAAGTTCAGCCGTCACTCCTCCAGAATCTCCCCAGTCAGACTCTCTGGGCTCCACCTACTCCATCAGCGGCCTGCTGGGAATCCCACAGACCAGCGCCGAGGGCAAGAGGAGCCACGATGACA GTGATCAGGAGAGCTGTCGGCACAGTGTGGACTCTCAGGGCAGCGGCAGTGGATCCCGGAGACAGCTGAGGACCGAACACTTCCATTCCCAGCACCAGGACTGTGGCTTTGAGAGGCATCACTACAGCTCCGACACATTCAACCAGACTGTGGCCAGCAAAACAGAGCAG TCACTCTATCCTCTCTCGCTCATCAGTGGCAGTTTGGATGAGGGTAAAAGTGCTTCAGCTATCAGTCGAAACCTGGCAGCACATCAGGGATACACAGTGGTTGCAG AAGCTCTACAGCCCCTCCCACTCTGTTTGAAACAGGAAATGTCACCCAACATTAACAGCTCAAGCCCCTCCCCCAACATCATCACTAATTCAGCCTTCCTGGAGCTCACTTCCATTTCGGCTCCATCATCAGCGCCCATCGCTAACAGCTGCAGCAACGCCACTCATTTATCTCATGGCTTCAACTCATTTTCCCATCATGCCCCAGTGCACGGGCAGTTCAGCAGCCCGCCGCTCATCACAG GCAGAGATGTGGCAAGCTCAATGCTGCCCGGTTATCCTCCACACATTCCCTCGGCCACGCAGACAGGTTTCTCGTCATCCACCATTACTGGTATGGTAACAG GTCCAGAATACATGGGCCAGACCTACAGCCACTCGCCATACTCTTCCTACAGCGACGCCTGGAGATTCACCAACTCCAGCATATTAG GTTCCCCGTATTACTATAGTTCAGCCGCGCGAGCGCCGCCTTCATCCACCGCCGCTTATGATCATCTCTAG